The segment GCTAGTCCCAGGGGCTGAAGGCAATCTTGTGCTTTAACTTCCAAAGGCGAGATACTGGCTCCTATAAGCCAGATGATACCTAAGGCATAGAAGAAGGATTTTTTCATATTAAAAGTTACCTCCATTATGAGAGATAAACCGTTATTTATACGTATACCTGAATACTTTGATATATTGGATTCTTTAAACCAGAAATCAAAAAGAAACGGGCTATAATAGGGTCCGTAATTCTCTTTTAATACTTCTATCCTACAAACCCTATGGAAAACACTACCCAACCCGTTCAAAAGTTGTCTGACGTGGCAAAGCTTTTGTTAGAAAAACTGAAGGCAGACCAGACTGACATTACCCTTGATTTTCAGGATGTGTCTGTACAAGGACCAGGACCGCAGGGAACCCCGGGCCAATGGAAACTCAATGGTACACTTACCTTGAAGACAAAGTCTACTGGTACCAAGCAACCTTAAGCATGATGACGTTCCCCTTTGAGATATCGGGTAAACTGGTATTTACCGTCCTCCAGGATCAGGTACTGGTTGTGGCCGAAAAGAATTTTGTGATTGCTAATTTTAAAGACCACGCAGCATTTGAACGGGTGTTAAAGAATGTGTTGCCTCCTTCTAAAGGAAGCGGTATTTTAGAAAGCCTGGAGAAGGCGAAAGAGCTAAATCAGAAATTGGGTAAGTTGGGGGTAGTGCTGGACCTGCGTGTCAATAATTATACCTATGTAGAGTTTGGAACCGGTCCAACGCCTCGCATCACCGCGAACGCGGTATTTGGAAAAGTGGGTTCCTGGTTCAGGAAAAGTTAAGATCCTGCTTAAAAAAGAGAGTACCAATCCTGTTATTTTGATACACTCAGAGGAGTAGGCAATGTTAAGTTTTAAAACCGCATCAAATATGTAAAACCCTTAAACATTCTGTTGATTTTCAGGGTAGTACATAGAAGATAGTTTTATTAGTTTGGGGTAGGCAATGCAAGTTGGGCCGAAGAATTAGTGAGTCATGAAATCAGAAAATCAAAATAAGATAGGGGCTGGGCAAATGTCCAGCTTTGAGAAGATAGAGAAGGTGCCACCGCTCAAAATGCTGCTGTATGTAAGTATGGCTGGCATGGGCATGTTGTTTTTGATGTTAACGGTCATGTTTCTGTACAAGTCAGGCGTGGAGACCACCACTTCTGATTTCAATTTACCTAAGCTTTTCTCCGTAAGCACCGTGCTGATTCTAGTAAGTGGCTTCTTTATGCAGCAGGTGCCCACGTTTTATGCCCAGGATGACCTGGTGAGCATGAAGAAACGTCTGGTGTGGTCGCTCCTCTTAGGAGTGGCTTTTGCTTTTGCGCAGATTGTTGCTTGGTATGAAATGGCCGAAGCAAGGGTGTTCTTTGATGGGCACCCTTCGGGCACGTTCCTGTACCTTTTATCAGCGTTGCATTTGCTGCACATTGCGGGTGGTTTGGCTTTCGCCTCTTACCTTTTCCTGAAGGTGAACCGGGCATCCTCAGATCCAATTCGTTCGCTAGTGTTTAACCGTGATCCTTACCGCCTCATGCAGGTACAGATGCTTCGGACCTACTGGCACTTCCTGGATGCCCTTTGGATTGTTCTTTACTTTATCTTCCTCTTCACGCTGTAAAGTTGGTTCAGGAGTAAGCTTAAGTTTAATAAAAGGAAGAGGGCTGTCAATGATGACGGCCCTCTTCCTTTTAAGCCTGTTTTGTCAAAAAGGTATAAAACTATCACATGCTTTATCGCATTCTAATCACAAAAATGGAGGCTGTACAAGTCAAAGTTTCTATGGTTGAATAGGGCATCAAATCGGTAGCTGAACCCTACTCCAGAAAGCTTCTTTCCGAAATGTACGTTCCGGATGTAGGTACGCAGCACTTCAGATAGTTCAGAGTCTAGCATGAGTTCTCCCCAGACGGTCACCTGGTCCTGGTCTGGGTTCATCTTCTTTTCCTGTAACACAAACAGTACGTAGTAGATAAAGTCTTCTGAGGAGGCGAAGAAAAAGGAATTGCAGAACTCCAGTTTCAAGCCTTGTAAGACCACCAGCGTGACATAGTTTTTGTCAACGTAGACGTAGAGTTGCGGACGGGT is part of the Rufibacter tibetensis genome and harbors:
- a CDS encoding cytochrome c oxidase subunit 3, which translates into the protein MKSENQNKIGAGQMSSFEKIEKVPPLKMLLYVSMAGMGMLFLMLTVMFLYKSGVETTTSDFNLPKLFSVSTVLILVSGFFMQQVPTFYAQDDLVSMKKRLVWSLLLGVAFAFAQIVAWYEMAEARVFFDGHPSGTFLYLLSALHLLHIAGGLAFASYLFLKVNRASSDPIRSLVFNRDPYRLMQVQMLRTYWHFLDALWIVLYFIFLFTL